The Gossypium arboreum isolate Shixiya-1 chromosome 4, ASM2569848v2, whole genome shotgun sequence DNA segment AAAGTACTatgacatttttttttaaaaaaaagtttaggtcATCACTTTAACAGTATAATTAAAGGTGTTATCCATTTGGATctactaataatattataaaaggtGAATGTACTTGGCAGGATCCTCTATTATAGGAACCAGATTAAATTAGTCCTTATACTGTTAAATATATCAATTTGATCCTTTTAGTGTTAAAAGGAATCAAATAAAGCCAAATTTCAATAAAGTTAACATTTATTGATTCAAAAAAGTAAGCTCACTTTTAATATAGTTGTACTTTGAAAGTTTTTTTATGATCGTGCAaatgaaatattttgtttgaagttaAACTGtaaatgaaaaaataattttcatgTCATTTTTAAAACAGTAAATATGAACTTTGtttcaatttgattttatttgattCTTCTTAatagtatatggattaaattgaaccaTTTAATAATAGGGTGACTAAGTGGACTCAGTCCCTATAATAGAGGGGCTTCATAGGTACTTAACTTTGGCTGAGCTAAAAAAAGAAAGAGACCAAATTTTGTCAAATTAATGCAAAGGGATTAAATTTTATGTTTAGCATGGTAGAGAGTCTAAAACCATAATTAGACCTATTATATATAAAGGTCTTGATTATTTCTGCAGGTCGATATCCCCTCTTACACTGTTGGTGTTATCTTGACCAACTGTAAACTTCCGATTGAAAATTATGGAGCTCTTATATTAGCAGATCCTTCACCTATCCTATTTTATCCCATCAGCAGCACTGAAATTCGTTGCTTCGTGAATATTCCTAATGTACCTTCAGTTTCCAATGGTGAAATGGCTTATTTCTTGAAAACTTTGGTGGCTCCAAAGGTATACTTGGATCATTCTTTCATTAATTCATTAGGGGAATTTGGCTGAATTTATGGACAAACTATGACTTATAATACATTTCAGGTTCTTCCTGAATTGTACAATTCCTTTATATTGGCAATAGAGAAGAAGAACAACATAAGAACAATGCCGAACAAAATCATGGCTGCTGCTCCACACTCCACTCCTGGCGCTATTTTGATAGGTGATGCATTCAATATGCGACATGGTATAACTGGAGGAGGAATGACTGTTGCTCTATCTGATGTTGTTATACTTAGGGATCTTCTAAGACCCTTGCATGATCTATCTGATGCATCTGCCATTTGCAAATATCTCGAATCCTTTTATACTCTGAGGAAGGTATAGTAGTTTCATGTTTTATATGCATTTTGAAAGTGAATGGCAACGAAGAAAATGGATATAATTTTGCACTTTAACTACATGCAGCCAATGTCTTCTACGATAAATACTTTGGCTAACGTCGTACAGAAGGCATTCAGTGCCTCATCCGATCCTGCAATGGATAATATTCAGCAAACATTGTTCGGGTATTTGAGACTTGGAGGGTTTTTCTCATATGGAATATCAGCTATATTCGCTGGTTTATGCCCTCATCCATTAAGCTTAGCATTTCATTTCTTTGCCATAACAATATATGGCGTCGGTAGATTGTTACTTCCATTTCCTTCTCCCAAACGTTTATGGGATGCGGCTAAACTCCTTTGGGTCAGTATCTCTATCAAACATTTCTCATATAACATGAATACaaatacaatataaatatataatatcttaaatataataatgatatatgaaaataacccGAATATGATACAAATATATAAGTTACCATGTTTACAATTTCCGCCTTTTTTATATTTGTTGCTTTGCAGGTTGCGTCAAGTATTCTTCTGCCCTTTATTCACTCTGAAGGAGTCAGACAAACATTTTTCCCTCTAACTGTGCCAGCATATTATAGAACTCCCCCTGGAAATAAGGGGGAAAAAGTCCGagaagaaattgcatgcattaaTTAGCAAGATTTGTTTTGGACAATTCTTAGTCCTCAACAAATTTTCATATCTGTTACTAGTTAGCATGCTTATGTAGGTTTGGTAATCTTTTGTTCTCATGTTTGAAATGCTAAATGAATGAGTTTGCTTTCTTAAGTAAGTTTAGGGCTAGTTTGGTAATtcttttgaaaagtgcttttgatAAGTGCTGTGGagaagtgtttttgaaaaatttagtttaaaatttgagtgtttagcattcTTTGTCagaaagtgcttttgagaaataaaatgtccattttagacatgttattatcaagtaacaaatatacatttaaataatatttaaattagttaatattattatattttagtaagaatataaaaatatattataatttcttgttaatattttaatatataaaatataaattttaaatatttttaagaaataaatataattatttataaaatttaattagagtatataaactatattttaaatatttaaatataactattaaatatttgtaattagtattttaaaaatattttttacttttaattaatgattttaacacatttgtaattaagtaccAAGAAAAAAAGAGAAGTACTCTATTATTGAAGGGTgaaaagtaattaagcactaaaagtgcttttgggagaggaaaagctaaaattttaacttctccgtttgaagtgcttttgaaaagcacttCGAAAAGCTAAAATTTCAAACCAAAAGAACTTGTTCGCATGCTTTTTCTTCCAAAAGTGCTTTTGGAgccagaagtgcttttgaaaagcaatGCAGAACTGGCTCTTAGTGATCCTTGTATTCTAATAGGTCAGCATTCTTAAGTAGGTACAATAAGTCTTCTGTCCATATTTATTTTATGCTTGTAGAAGGCCTATTCCGCCTGTGCTTGATAaagtcaaaaaaaaatcaaaaaaaaaaataaacaaattaaaattgtCCTAAGTCCATTTACAAATAATAGGCCCAAACAAATGACCCAATAACAGATCAAGCCTAACCCAATCAGGCTAAAACCCAGACAACTCAATTAAAACCCGACCTAGTTACAATGGCCCAATGCCCAAACGGCCCAAGACACTTTTgaacagaaaccctagggtttctttcCCTTGCGCCGCAGCCAACAGTTTCGTACTGGCCTCCAGCATAGCCCAGCGCCACACGTGCGCCTCCGTTCTTTCATGCTCTACGCCCACGAACGGTTTCTCCACACTCGCCACCCTCTAGCTGTACCTACAACAGACTAACAAACGAAAATAACAAGCAGCAATTGACAACAAATAATAACAAATTACAGCAAGGAAATTTgtactttttcttttatttttatttattttttcggctataaagccgaggAGAATCAAATGTAAAAGGGGATGGATACGCACATTGAATACAAAGAAAGCAATCAAAATTTTAGAAGGTGATTTCTAGTTCAAGTTTctctaaatttttgaattttctttCGATTTATTCCTTTGGGTCTTTCATTATTGCATTCAAAAAAACAAAAGGGAAGTCTTACCTTGCGAATATGCCATGGGTTTCCTTTTTGCTTCGTTGCAATTGAAGCCGAAAGGGGGTTTCAAGGCTGAAAAACCATCCCTCAAAGCTCGAACGCACTGGTTGCCATTTATGGAGGTAAATCGGTGTTTGAAGGAGGGGATTTAGGGTTTGCCAAATAAGAAGAAAGGGGGCTAGGGTTGGTTCGGCCGAATAGATTCATTTGGCTTAGTTTTAGCCTTTATAAAGGAGCAAAAATGGTACCGTTTTAATCCTGTTTCAATGGCCCCAAAACGGTGCCTTATAGGCTATGCCCGATCCGACCGGATTCGGTTACccaggaggatccgcgtgttctGCTTAAAGGGAACATTTGCGCAATTGATCCCTCCCTTTCGCATGGTCATTCAATTGGgctttatttgtttttctttgtttttttaattaatctttgtaattcgCGCATATATTCAATTTGGTCCGCGCTTAAACGCTGTGTTTTGGGAACTGGAATATGTCCAGTTTTGATCCCTAGGAATTCGCACGCATTGcgctttagtccctattttaatttcaatggtttattttatttattaagtatctcttttagtttaattttattttaattgagtctTTTTAATTTGTGTAgttcattatttttaaaattcacttaacattcattttttaattgtttatatatacattttgaattactttaataattttactttgtctatttttatttgtttaaattataaaattattattttaaaattttcttgtatattatattgttttaaaatttttgtataatatttaatttaattacccttatatattattatacatatatagcttatgataaaattagttttattctatatacattattaatcccttgttatttttatatgcaatttcttttaaatttatttatatatatttcctttcaaatctattatgtatatagtttattcttcaaaaacatattttatcatatttttgttatttaaaatTCTTTCAGGTACTGTTACCccattatataatattttattattattatatgtatattatcaACTTCAAGTAgacatgttttgttttaaaatattttgtacatTAATTACTCCAAACTTCTTCtttcataatatttattttaataaccaCCTATATATTACTAATTATTCTTCTTCTATCATGTGTTGTTCAtttgtaaattttcatatatttaatagttttcaAATTGTTTctgtaacgtccccctacccgagaccgttgccggagtcaagcaggagacattacaaaacttatcttagcacttaaacagttttcgtagtaaactatccatctgcgtcatagtcgctaaaaaaatcatatctcgagttacaaaactaaaaatccgattccgtaaattttccctgaaactagactcatatatctacttactaatttttttctagaatttttggtcagggcaattagtacagtttattagaaaaattctcccctgtttcagggtttggctactctgacccttgtgcactacaaatcatatttttttctgtacagaaatccaatgactatgccatttgtttcaattaaaaatagactcaataagtaatccatacatataaagtttgagtcctaattcttaatacacaatttatggtgaatttctaaaatcaaaacagggaatccagaaattgctctaaccctgtttcaccaaaacgtaaatatctcataagaaacaactcttttacctattttgtttcttccatataaaaatagattcattaagcttcaattacatattttattcatcatataattcactttatactatttttggtatattttcaaagttggactactgttactgtccaaatctgttttagtataaaatgttaataaccaagtttataacatcttcatttcttctctctacaatatttaccaacacttcctcttattactcttcactaacatatcaaaacataccatacttaaggttttggtaacatttacaaaacataccaaaatatcacttaacaacttagatactttcaaaatgaccaaaagacatcctaggtacattgccattttccaaaaagatagaaacttcaccaatttgagttcggggatcggcttgtatgctgagtccttatactttcgtacctagcctgctcacggaaacaaaccgtacgctgagaatactctcagtggtatttctataaacaatagcttaatcaactttaagacATGGTAAttcaatgtaacgccccaattttcgggaattctgtgaatgttgacaaaatttcatgctttgattttgtcatttgtgagtgaaattatgatataggacctatgtgaaaatgtttgaaaatgctataggctaaattgaagtggccaaataaataggagtgcaaaataggaggatttgcatgataaacctcccattttacatgaagtggccaaccatcatgttgttgtagacaaaatgtacacttgatatccataatttatggtacaaattgatacaaattgataataggctaggtaaatgttccatgataatgggttaggtaaatgtttcatgataataggttaggtaaatattccatgataatgggttaggtaaatgtttcatgataatgggttaggtaaatgtttcatgataagaatatcatgtcttttgtattaaagaattaaatggatgaaatatgaagttttattaaaagaaaaagggtgaaaagaacaaagttttgtccatctttgttcatcatagctgaaagttagagaagagaaaggagaggagaaagctcttgagtattcggtcattaggaggaggaaaattgaaggtaagttcttggtaccttgcttctattttgaggttcatgagttcttcttgattctaccttaactcttgaagtatattttgattttagttgtgttgtgagcatttagtcatgaattaaaatgaaggaaatggttgttgtttcatgttcttttgatgaaaaatggaagatatgtgaagttgagccaaacaaatgagcatgcatgtgccttagatgctaaagggaaaaatcggctaacatgttgtgctttaaaatgatgaaatggagattatacttaagtaaaatcatagatatgtgatgattgattggtgatatacatgtgtaaataacatgcatgcaagttaggtgtgaaagagtgatttggtaataaatctgcttgggacagcagcaataacgtgactttggaaaattaccataaattgtgggagatgaattagaagctgaataaattatgtaattaaagcttattgagtctagtttctaatgaaataaacaagaacatattttgaattctgtacaatgagaaatttgattcgtaatgaagagtggtcagattagtcaaacagtgaaacatgggaaactttgagaaaaatctggtattgattggataaaccaaaaattctgaaaattttatggatagaagatatatgagtctattttcagggaaaattaacggaacttgatttcgagtttcgtagctccagttataaataatttagtgactgttgctcaggaagacagcttgcagtgaaattatgattatgtggtaaacattaacaaaaatttgttaatgagttgcttattgatttcttataagcttactatgatctgtaggtgtggttggccgaatattgtaaggggttaatatgtagtttgtatttgaatagttagattaacgtgttagtaatccaattgtaggcggttcgtgtgtggatctcgtcaacatttcgtcgcaaacaggtgtgtaactaacaccctctttcttagtctagatcggcaaaagccgaaaagccgaaatgccgaaaattggtattttgtagatttgcgagtgtcgaatgctcgtgaggtaaatcgattaatgtttttggtaagctgcaatgtttggacgcaaagtgcatgatttctatgcccgcgatatttttgggcttaatgggccaaaattggaatgatgggccaatctgcccaattcgtaagaaccctcgatgcgtgattcgttagtacgtgaaaagtaggaatatgcatgaaaaaccctaaaatagataaattactgaaatacctttaaaagtggaaaacttacgttttaccctagtagataaattaccaaatacccctagggttaaattgacctaaatgcatgtttgatcgttgttatttattgcatgccatgttgttattatcgatgcatggactgggatattgacggaggaagtactgaaagtggcttgtccacgtcttggaggctttgcctcgatttatgataatcgagcaaagaacagaatgtggagtgttaaatttgggtgggttgagctattcccacatggagtgtatggctggtacgggtggagtgtagtggttggtgggttgagtagtctcccaaatgggcttgcatatgtttcttgatgttgcatgtattttgcaatgggcctatgggccatcttgttatctgaataagggctaaggcccgtttattataatctgaaagggctttggcccaagatCACTATtaccaaatgggcttgcatatgttattgatgttgcatgtattttgaaatgggcctatgggccatactgttatctgaataaggggctaaggcccagtttattgtaatctgaaaagggctctggcccagtaccactattacctaaataggcttaggcccaataggcttgagctgacttgggctttgaatgggttttccttacacactgagtttccccaaactcaccccttttattttcatccacgcaggaaatccccaaccatagtgggcttggagtcgtgagggaattcggagtgaccacccgctcgaaagtttgattttcttccgtgaactggacatccttttaattacgtttgaggttttgggcttttaaatgtaataaggccgcttatttattttgatggttttaatatgtattactaagataggtattacttattttaactgttgaaactggatagctttaggcgcgttttcaaaaacaacagttgatttcaaaataacacgacaacaagcaaagcttcgcaatgaaagtattttccaaaattaatcacttttcctaaaatgacttaatcgaatcgatttcctagaaatatccatgacgttaaggtgtggcaatggcggtatgcatgtctaggattggatccgaaggagcttggtatagcaatcagatggactcaccacctcttttccggtttcctacggtgcatagcttccattcactttaacccttaatgaattaatcttttgaacatcaagtacgattttcggacttagaatggaaatattttttacgtttttgatgtggtatgcggatccgaccataacttcgggcgggtttggggtgctacatttagtggtatcgagcctaggttgcaacaactctactgtggaatgggtttacaaaacaaagattttcgaaacgAAAATTTTCTAAAGAATGCAAaagctcgattttcaaaatttagatctttagaaggtggcattccgaatctccggctcaagtttgtaagtattcgaatttttctcaatattttctgaattatctgtcatctttgaaaccctactaggacactctagataggatgatctgaaaccataggaaaatcgataagagattgaagcgtagctagacttcgattctgcgaaaacaaactcgaactcatgtcgattcataaaacatctgtaataaatactggaatattaattaatgcataaaaattcgtaatcagataatacgatatgagtacaagagccacttGTGGAAGAGGCCGTAgacgaggccgaggtagtactcaagttggatcttcgtcttcttaacacatacccgctggagtagcacgaccactaccggtggatgagaatgggtcgtatgatcgggctgcgaaggatgatgccctgtcataggcaatgcttcgtgttctggaaagggttaccggggcaagtacgggcaatggagttcggggatctatttctgaatgacttcgggctaacggaacggagatctttaggggcgtgtctggtatagccccgaatgtggtggaatattggttggaggccacagaacggattatggacaacttggactgctctgaggagattgtgaatggggtatctgtactaagtcccttgagtaattcggttagggtagacaaactgtataagaatgtacccttagaaactcaaggtaagatttttcctggagatctgatggagttaccattcggagagtttgatctcattttgggaatggactggcttgttaagcataaagcgactctggattgtgctgctaaacgaatagtgttaaggaccacaaaggatgaggaggttatggtgataggtggcgaagggattatttgtccaatgtggtgccGGCTTTAAGAGCTGAAAAGTGGatttggaaaggttgtgaggtctatttggcatttataagtcagtcagaagaggagggactgacagtggataaggttaggaccgtaaagaagTTCTAAGATGTTTtaccggaggagcttccaggattgcctccgaatcgagaagttgagtttggaatagacttgttgcctggaatggcgcctgtgtctatcgcaccatataggatggcaccgaaggatttagtagagttaaatgctcaaattcaagagttgttgg contains these protein-coding regions:
- the LOC108459602 gene encoding squalene monooxygenase SE1-like, with product MAEQYIVVVASVIASLLGFVFLKYNSLVRFWGLTKLRRRSALELPKENSEAVGTTDIIIVGAGVAGAALAYSLGKDGRQVLVIERDLNAPNRIAGESLLPGGYLKLIELGLQDCVDEIDAQRILGYILYKDGKNVPVSFPLEKFQPHVAGRNFHNGRFVQKLRKKAASLHNVNLEQGIATSLLEENGIVKGVHYKNKSGQMLTAYAPLTIVCDGCFSNLRRSLCYPKVDIPSYTVGVILTNCKLPIENYGALILADPSPILFYPISSTEIRCFVNIPNVPSVSNGEMAYFLKTLVAPKVLPELYNSFILAIEKKNNIRTMPNKIMAAAPHSTPGAILIGDAFNMRHGITGGGMTVALSDVVILRDLLRPLHDLSDASAICKYLESFYTLRKPMSSTINTLANVVQKAFSASSDPAMDNIQQTLFGYLRLGGFFSYGISAIFAGLCPHPLSLAFHFFAITIYGVGRLLLPFPSPKRLWDAAKLLWVASSILLPFIHSEGVRQTFFPLTVPAYYRTPPGNKGEKVREEIACIN